TACCGACGTGGGGCTAAGCCCCGCATTGGCTATTACACGGTTGGTTCGGTGGAGCAAAAGGGCAGCACACTTTGAAGGAAAATCAACCATACcgacgccgcccctgtccggcgggAGCGTGCAAATATTGTAGGCGACTTTAAAGATTTCGCCTCGCCAGACCAACCAAGAAACAGCATGCTTGATTGCCCGTTCAATCTCCTTCGGCACCGGCAAAACTTGAGCCAAGTACCAGGCCTTGGCCAACACCTGGGTATTTACAACCGAAGCTCTATCCAGCAAAGACAAATTTCGTTTGGCGGCAGCCTGAGTCGCCGCTCGTACAGAATATAACACCGCGCGCCAATTTATCACCGCCATTTGTTGTACATTGGCAGTCATCTGGATCCCGAGAATCTTATGTCGCAACCTTACGGTATACCAATCACGACGGACAGCCCTCATGGTCGCAGTAAGCGGCAGTAAGATGGACTTACGGGGGTTCACAACCGCACCCGATGCCGTTTCAAATTGGTGAAGAATGAGGCGGAGCGTATCAATATCATCGGGACGTTGGATAAAAACACCCAAGTCGTCCGCATACGCCCGACAGACAAGCGAACCCGTACCAAACGGGACACCGTGGCAAACATTTGTTATCTTACGGATCAGAGGATCCAACGCTAAAACGAATAATCCCATGGAAAGTGGGCACCCTTGGCGGACGGATCTGTTCATCCTGAGGACATCACCGGCCTGGCCATGAAAAAGGATTCTGGATGTAGCCGATTTCAGAAGGTTAGATATCACATGCGTGAATGTTAAACCAAATCCAAACTTAGACATGACCCGCCGCAAGTACTCGTGACTAATTCTATCAAACGCGTTATGAAAATCAATGGAAAGTATCGCAGCCCGGCCGCCACGGCGTGACGAGGCAGAAGCGATACACTCACGATACGCGAGTACAGCGTCATAAATATTCCGTCCAGGTACGGCACACGATTGAGAAGGACTAATGACGGTCTTCAACGCCGGCCGCAAACGGTGGGAAAAGCAGCGTGCTATGATTTTATAATCGGCGTTTAAGAGTGTGATCGGCCGTAAAGTCACCGCACTTGGGATGCCAGTGGTTTTCGGGATGAGGACGACGAGACCCTCTAAAAATTCTTCCGGCACATCGAGAccattatgtatttcattcaccatggcaacaaaagtatcagttaaaagaccggaaaatttcacataaaattccaCAGGAATGCCGTCATGGCCAGGGGCCTTTCCCTTCGGGCTAGCCTTAACGGCGGCAGAAACATCAGCAGCTGTAAAACGCTCATTTAAAAGAAGTCTATCCTGACGCGTTAAAATAGAAGGCAGGTCGTGTAAAAACATCTGCAAGGAGGCTTCATTCAAAGGTTGAGATTGAAAGAGATTAGAGTAGTGATCGTAAATTTCGTCCTGAATCACCCGGCAATCTGAAGTCCTAAGACCGTCACGCGTTATCCAGTCGGTGAATAAAAGTTTTTCACGCCGCAGACGGGCCCGTCGTAAATGATACAATGAAAGCGGTTCCCCCAAAGTGGGATCGAAAGGCCTGCTACGGACAACAGAGCCCTGTGCCTTCCGATGCAGATGGTTTAAAATCTTCGTCTTAATTTTCCGTAACGTGGGAAGGAGTTCAGGGCGGTCGGTAACCCGAGTAATTAAATCCTGTAAACAATCGCGATAGAAAGCGACCGTCATCACTTCCCAATGGGCCTTGTCACGACAGTAATTAATGAGCAGAGTACGAATAGCCGGTTTAGCGTGACGGAGCCACCAATCGACAGTAGAACCCGCCTGTGGGCGGCTCTGAAGAAGTTGGTGCCACAACAAATGCACCTGTTCGACAAGACTGACGTCATCCAAAACACTAACATTGAATTTCCAGTAGGATCGCGAACGTTCTGGGCGAACAGACGGAACATTAAAAGCACACAAATAACCACAATGATCCGAAAAAGCGACGGGAGCAACTTCTGCCTGCAAGATTTGAGCAGCGAGGTCCGGCGATATATAAAATCTGTCCAATCTACTATGCCCAGtaggataaaaataagtaaaacctgTAGCAGTCGGACTAAAACAAAGCCACGTGTCCTCAAGTTTAAAAGTGTCAACTAAAGTTTGCAGTGCAAGACACTTATTCGCCGTCGGCTCCTGGTCGGCATcacgcaagacacaattaaaatcaccacctaagATGATCCGTCGGTGGTTTCGATGGAAGAGCTGACATAAATCATGATGGAAAAAAGTATCCCTCAGACGTTTATTGTCAGTTCCAGAGGGGGCATACAcgttaacaaaaaatatgtcgcagATAACACATGCCAACCCTCGTCCATTCGGTAAAATTTCTACGTGTTTATACTCTAAACCGGGCGTGATTAAAATAGCCGTACCAAAGGTCGCTTCCGGATcaatattaagaattacattatagGCAGTAAGATGCGGGACAACGTCAGCTGTTATTTCTTGAAGGAAAACCACATCGCAACGAGCAGATTGCAAAAAGTGTAAGAGGGCGTGAACTTTACGGTCACTTCGGATGTGATTGATATTAAGGGTGAGGACGCGTAACTGGTGGAATGCACGCGTCAGGGTGGACTCTGTAACTTAAGCGGAACTAGAAAAAGTGATCCTCCTCCACATCATCAGACCACTGCATGGTGTCCGAAGGAGCAGGTGCGGCGTCCGGAACGGGCCGGGAAGCGGGGGCGGTGGGCACCGACACAGGTGGACCGTGTACGAAAGGTGCGTCGCGACGCTCTTGGACCAAAGTATCCGTCAGTCCCTCAACCGCCTGGTCGAAGGTGACGTCGACGCCCTCAGTGGGCGCCGTTTTCGAACGCTTCTTTGACCTTTTACGCTTCGGTTTTGGATCGGCAGGGGCGGACTGAGTGGAAGCTTGGGACACCTCACTTTCGGCACCGCTAGCATCCGCCTCGCCGGCGGTGGACGGGCCCGGCTGTGACGGCAATTTCCGCTTGTCTGTCGGCGGGGCGGGGACTGAAATCGGCCGTGGTGACGCGACCAACATTTCAGAAGTCTCCGGAACGGGCACGTCCGAAACACTGACGGCTGGCAAATCAGCAATACGGACCTCGCGAGGGGTGTGATCGGCAGGTAAACTTTGTTCTGACACAACCGGGGGAACGACAACTGTGGGCGGAGTCACATTGTCAGACACAGGAGCCTCAGCTGCAGGAGCGGCAGAAACCGGTCGGTCGGGCGGGGTGATCGAGGGGGGTCCAACCAACGCGCCCGCATACGTGGAGGTATCAGCAGCTTCGCGCGGCAGCTGAGCCGGCCTGCGTAAAGTGCAGGTTTGTCGCAAATGATCTGTTTTGCCACACACGGAGCACGTCTGCGGCTGCCCACTATAGCTGAGGAAAGCGCGCGTGCCAGCAATGAGCAAATACGACGGTATATGTTTCTTCAAATCTACACGGACCGTCCGAACACCACTCAGAACCCGGTACCTAAATCCTGCAGGCCACACATCATTCTCCACACTAAGCACGGTGCCAAATTCTCCGAGTTTACGAGCAATGGCCTCATTTGGGCATTCGAACGGAACATTATAAACTTTCACATTTCGAATGCCGAAGCCTGCCGGCAGAATCAAAACATCAGACAAAGCACCGTCCACGTGCTTAAACTTCTTAACTCCACCACTTTCGGTAACAAGCTTGTCTACAAAATCCGCGGtcggaagtttcaaaaatacagagtTTTGAATAAAGTCAAGCTGGATACCGATCAAATCAGATTCGGGAATACGCAATTCGGAAAATACCCATTCGTGTACATCAAAAGGCGACGGTCTAGCCGCGTTCCTATCAAAAACACACTGTACGGAGTTAGCACGATTCATAATAAAGCGTCAATAAACTTACAGGAACTAGTAGAGAAGAGAGAACGCTGCGAGGCGCAGCACCAAACACGCGACGAAGACACCGCCTGCAGCACACGAAGGTGTCAGCAGGCACGAGCCTAACACACGTccggctgggcgcgtgcagccttcgacactagcggaggacgcatcttgtccctggtgttcagcggagggcctgtgcggggtgtggcagtgtcgtgctggagggcgccactggtagcgatgtgggcttcctcgcctcgcctcgcctcgcctcacaccaggtgtctgcgtagtttgcagtgcattcgcaccattcctatccctgtccctgtccccgtcccgacttgtcccgactttgctcgactgccgctcgctgccgctcgggtcgtggtccatataacagcgcaagcacgacaaacgtctgcgggacgagacgagacgagacgagacgagacgactaaggaataaattcgtggttacaaatcaaatttggaactctacactcctacacaacaataggcggtgacgtatttcagaaatcacctgccgattcgtactgttttgtcgttttcaaagtcatcttggcaaacttggttagcacattctccctcaaactgagttaattactgcattttcgtaccattacagtagtttaaaaggcttaaggaagcatctttgtcacaacagaaaggtagtttgaaaattgggctggcgacatcacaaaaacaaaaaaaacaggaagggagccaacagcacccgggtttcccaggcggtcacccatccaagtactagccgggcccgatgatgcttaacttcggtgatcggacgagaaccggtgtattcatcatggtatggccgttggcgctcatctaatgtaggagcacggcagaattcgcgttcggcttttctcccaacacacaaaatgttagttttcggccgcatttgacgaaagcgcttccttccgcaaccgccagttcctcgaggacggcgcggggaggcgcgcccggcgtcccagcagagtgacggccgaattggcgggcgcaccgccgcgtgtgtgagacgcactgctgctcgttgcaccccctgtcattcgctgggcgcgtgtagccttcgacactagcggaggacgcatcttgtccctggtgttcagcggagggcctgtgcggggtgtggcagtgtcgtgctggagggcccactggtagcgatgtggccttcctcgcctcgcctcgcctcgcctcgcctcgcctcttctcacaccaggtgtttgcgtagtttgcagtgcattcgcaccattcctatccctgtccctgtccccgtcccgacttgtcccgactttgcttgactgccgctcgctgccgctcggatcgtggtccatatgacagcgcaagcacgacaaacgtctgcgggacgagacgagacgagacgagacgactaaggaataaattcgtggttacaaatcaaatttggaactctacattcctacacaacaataggcggtgacgtatttcagaaatcacctgccgattcgtactgttttgtcgttttcaaagtcttcttggcaaacttggttagcacattctccctcaaactgagttaattactgcattttcgtaccattacagtagtttaaaaggcttaaggaagcatctttgtcacaacagaaaggtagtttgaaaattgggctggcgacattacaaaaaaaaaaaaacaggaagggagccaacagcacccgggtttcccaggcggtcacccatccaagtactagccgggcccgatgatgcttaacttcggtgatcggacgagaaccggtgtattcatcatggtatggccgttggcgctcatctaatgtaggagcacggcagaattcgcgttcggcttttctcccaacacacaaaatgttagttttcggccgcatttgacgaaagcgcttccttccgcaaccgccagttcctcgaggacggcgcggggaggcgcgcccggcgtcccagcagagtgacggccgaattggtgggcgcaccgccgcgtgtgtgagacgcactgctgctcgttgcaccccctgtcattcgctgggcgcgttcagccttcgacactagcggaggacgcatcttgtccctggtgttcagcggagggcctgtgcggggtgtggcagtgtcgtgctggagggcccactggtagcgatgtggccttcctcgcctcgcctcgcctcgcctcgcctcgcctcttctcacaccaggtgtctgcgtagtttgcagtgcattcgcaccattcctatccctgtccctgtccccgtcccgacttgtcccgactttgcttgactgccgctcgctgccgctcgggtcgtggtccatatgacagcgcaagcacgacaaacgtctgcgggacgagacgagacgagacgagacgagacgactaaggaataaattcgtggttacaaatcaaatttggaactctacactcctacacaacaataggcggtgacgtatttcagaaatcacctgccgattcgtactgttttgtcgttttcaaagtcttcttggcaaacttggttagcacattctccctcaaactgagttaattactgcattttcgtaccattacagtagtttaaaaggcttaaggaagcatctttgtcacaacagaaaggtagtttgaaaattgggctggcgacattacaaaaaaaaaaaaacaggaagggagccaacagcacccgcgtttcccaggcggtcacccatccaagtactagccgggcccgatgatgcttaacttcggtgatcggacgagaaccggtgtattcatcatggtatggacgttggcgctcatctaatgtagcagcacggcagaattcgcgttcggcttttctcccaacacacaaaatgttagttttcggccgcatttgacgaaagcgcttccttccgcaaccgccagttcctcgaggacggcgcggggaggcgcgcccggcgtcccagcagagtgacggccgaattggcgggcgcaccgccgcgtgtgtgagacgcactgctgctcgttgcaccccctgtcattcgctgggcgcgtgtagccttcgacactagcggaggacgcatcttgtccctggtgttcagcggagggcctgtgcggggtgtggcagtgtcgtgctggagggcccactggtagcgatgtggccttcctcgcctcgcctcgcctcgcctcgcctcatctcacaccaggtgtctgcgtagtttgcagtgcattcgcaccattcctatccctgtccctgtccccgtcccgacttgtcccgactttgctcgactgccgctcgctgccgctcgggtcgtggtccatatgacagcgcaagcacgacaaacgtctgcgggacgagacgagacgagacgagacgactaaggaataaattcgtggttacaaatcaaatttggaactctacattcctacacaacaataggcggtgacgtatttcagaaatcacctgccgattcgtactgttttgtcgttttcaaagtcttcttggcaaacttggttagcacattctccctcaaactgagttaattactgcattttcgtaccattacagtagtttaaaaggcttaaggaagcatctttgtcacaacagaaaggtagtttgaaaattgggctggcgacattacaaaaaaaaaaaaacaggaagggagccaacagcacccgggtttcccaggcggtcacccatccaagtactagccgggcccgatgatgcttaacttcggtgatcggacgagaacttttttttttttttttttcttttttttttgttttttttttttaaaaggcttaaggaagcatctttgtcacaacagaaagttagtttgaaaattgggctggcgacataacaaaaaaaaaaaaggaagggagccaacagcacccgggtttcccaggcggtcacccatccaagtactagccgggcccgatgatgcttaacttcggtgatcggacgagaactttttttttttttttttcttttttttttgtttttttttttaaaaggcttgaggaagcatctttgtcacaacagaaagttagtttgaaaattgggctggcgacataacaaaaaaaaaaaaggaagggagccaacagcacccgggtttcccaggcggtcacccatccaagtactagccgggcccgatgatgcttaacttcggtgatcggacgagaactttttttttttttgatcggacgagaacttttttttttttgatcggacgagaacttctttttttttttttttttttttttttttttttttttaaactaaatatACTTCATTGTAAGAGCAGGCCAGGGTGGCGGTGGAGGCAAAGTGGGCGGGGGTCACAATCCGAGGCCCGGCCACAGTGTCTCCCTCGCCCTCCCAACCCAAGAAACAGGGAATAACGGAAAAGGTGGTGTATTGtactctctttattttttttttttattttgtgagattagcatttttcttattggtttcttttttttttttttttttttttttttttttttttttttttttttttgttgagatccTTTAGGAGAACAAAGGTCCATTGTGGCCAGCGGAAACACGTCCAAAACGATGTGAGAAAGGAATACCATCCGCTGAAGGTGTGGATATAACGTGAGGAAGGAAGAACGCAAAcgcgaaacacaaataaaaaaccattcTAGAAGGACAATGACCACAAGTCAGCAGCGGAGGCCTCCCGCCGCAAGAGAAAAGCAAAAGTAAAGAgactctcaaggaaaatttaaaaataaaaaacacacacgaaCGAGCACACTATACGTGCCAAATATGTCCGGCGCACGGTAAAGGTGAATTCTACACAATTCCGGCAGCAGCAAACATATTTCGTCTTCTCGATAAGCTTGATTTCCGTGCCCAAGAGGCAACCGTTtcaacacaaaatatctttaagcaccgTCTCACAGTTCAGGGACAAGTCAATTGACAGTcctgcaatagtcacaaaaattTAGGAAAAGTCAGCAATTAGGGAACAAATCGTCAAatccaggagagaaaaaaaaaaaaccaatatggcAATCCTAAGGACAACCTCCCAAAATGGCGGAAGATTAGTCGAGCCGGTGAGACAAATTAACTGTCATACATCAAGAATAGAACAATGATATCATTCCGCACATTCCACCAAAAGGAACAGTGGAATGGAAAGTACATAATCATGGCAGGAGAGAAATATGTAATTTGGTAAAGGCGGTCCGTAGAGGTACATCTAAAAATCGGGCATAATTGGAAACATACTGCGGGTTACGTTTCTCCCGCCCATAGTAGTCCCAAAGATACGTCAAAAACTGCAAGCGATCCATGAGTCGAAGAGAAAAAATCGCATGTGCAGCATGCGCAGCGATCCACACGGTAGCGTTTCTCTTGGTGGCAGGATACGGCCGCCAGTCGGGAACCAGGATATACAAAGGCTGTATGGCACGCGGGGTAGTCCGATTGATCAATGCCAACATCTCACGGGTGGCATCCCATACCTCTTGAAACTGGGGGCACACAAAACGGTGTTCGATCGTGTCCTCAGCCGCGCACCGCCCGCAGAGGCCACTCGGGAGGAGATTGATTGCGTGGAGTTTCGCATTCGTGGCAACGGTGCGATTCACAACTTTATACCAGGTGGCCCGAACATCGGATGTCAACAATTTACTGGAAATGTTGGACCACACCGTCCGCCAATCGCATTGCGGCAGCCTCAACTCCCATTTGTTAGTCGgcagagttccgcggagggcctctGCGATCGCGCTGACGCTACCCCTGCGCCGGTCGTCGCCTATCAGatagctagtgtggaggaaatactGGCGAACGAAATTCAATCTGTACGGGATAGCCTGGACAGAGACAGGCGCGCGGAGAGAAGCAGGGCGGTAAAGGTCGAAGAGTACCGACGTGGGGCTAAGCCCCGCATTGGCTATTACACGGTTGGTTCGGTGGAGCAAAAGGGCAGCACACTTTGAAGGAAAATCAACCATACcgacgccgcccctgtccggcgggAGCGTGCAAATATTGTAGGCGACTTTAAAGATTTCGCCTCGCCAGACCAACCAAGAAACAACATGCTTGATTGCCCGTTCAATCTCCTTCGGCACCGGCAAAACTTGAGCCAAGTACCAGGCCTTGGCCAACACCTGGGTATTTACAACCGAAGCTCTATCCAGCAAAGACAAATTTCGTTTGGCGGCAGCCTGAGTCGCCGCTCGTACAGAATATAACACCGCGCGCCAATTTATCACCGCCATTTGTTGTACATTGGCAGTCATCTGGATCCCGAGAATCTTATGTCGCAACCTTACGGTATACCAATCACGACGGATAGCCCTCATGGTCGCAGTAAGCGGCAGTAAGATGGACTTACGGGGGTTCACAACCGCACCCGATGCCGTTTCAAATTGGTGAAGAATGAGGCGGAGCGTATCAATATCATCGGGACGTTGGATAAAAACACCCAAGTCGTCCGCATACGCCCGACAGACAAGCGAACCCGTACCAAACGGGACACCGTGGCAAACATTTGTTATCTTACGGATCAGAGGATCCAACGCTAAAACGAATAATCCCATGGAAAGTGGGCACCCTTGGCGGACGGATCTGTTCATCCTGAGGACATCACCGGCCTGGCCATGAAAAAGGATTCTGGATGTAGCCGATTTCAGAAGGTTAGATATCACATGCGTGAATGTTAAACCAAATCCAAACTTAGACATGACCCGCCGCAAGTACTCGTGACTAATTCTATCAAACGCGTTATGAAAATCAATGGAAAGTATCGCAGCCCGGCCGCCACGGCGTGACGAGGCAGAAGCGATACACTCACGATACGCGAGTACAGCGTCATAAATATTCCGTCCAGGTACGGCACACGATTGAGAAGGACTAATGACGGTCTTCAACGCCGGCCGCAAACGGTGGGAAAAGCAGCGTGCTATGATTTTATAATCGGCGTTTAAGAGTGTGATCGGCCGTAAAGTCACCGCACTTGGGATGCCAGTGGTTTTCGGGATGAGGACGACGAGACCCTCTAAAAATTCTTCCGGCACATCGAGAccattatgtatttcattcaccatggcaacaaaagtatcagttaaaagaccggaaaatttcatataaaattccaCAGGAATGCCGTCATGGCCAGGGGCCTTTCCCTTCGGGCTAGCCTTAACGGCGGCAGAAACATCAGCAGCTGTAAAACGCTCATTTAAAAGAAGTCTATCCTGACGCGTTAAAATAGAAGGCAGGTCGTGTAAAAACATCTGCAAGGAGGCTTCATTCAAAGGTTGAGATTGAAAGAGATTAGAGTAGTGATCGTAAATTTCGTCCTGAATCACCCGGCAATCTGAAGTCCTAAGACCGTCACGCGTTATCCAGTCGGTGAATAAAAGTTTTTCACGCCGCAGACGGGCCCGTCGTAAATGATACAATGAAAGCGGTTCCTCCAAAGTGGGATCGAAAGGCCTGCTACGGACAACAGAGCCCTGTGCCTTCCGATGCAGATGGTTTAAAATCTTCGTCTTAATTTTCCGTAACGTGGGAAGGAGTTCAGGGCGGTCGGTAACCCGAGTAATTAAATCCTGTAAACAATCGCGATAGAAAGCGACCGTCATCACTTCCCAATGGGCCTTGTCACGACAGTAATTAATGAGCAGAGTACGAATAG
This genomic stretch from Schistocerca cancellata isolate TAMUIC-IGC-003103 unplaced genomic scaffold, iqSchCanc2.1 HiC_scaffold_1100, whole genome shotgun sequence harbors:
- the LOC126154639 gene encoding uncharacterized protein LOC126154639, encoding MRPPLVSKAARAQPDVCFGIRNVKVYNVPFECPNEAIARKLGEFGTVLSVENDVWPAGFRPAQLPREAADTSTYAGALVGPPSITPPDRPVSAAPAAEAPVSDNVTPPTVVVPPVVSEQSLPADHTPREVRIADLPAVSVSDVPVPETSEMLVASPRPISVPAPPTDKRKLPSQPGPSTAGEADASGAESEVSQASTQSAPADPKPKRKRSKKRSKTAPTEGVDVTFDQAVEGLTDTLVQERRDAPFVHGPPVSVPTAPASRPVPDAAPAPSDTMQWSDDVEEDHFF